The following coding sequences are from one Triticum aestivum cultivar Chinese Spring chromosome 5A, IWGSC CS RefSeq v2.1, whole genome shotgun sequence window:
- the LOC123105668 gene encoding dof zinc finger protein DOF2.4, which produces MVFSSVPLYHDPPNWNQNHNQQQQQQQLQQQQQQQQQQLSHHGQMFASGGGGGGVDMHHHHHQQQQQQQYQQQQQHQHQHQLRPPVPPPGALMAPRPDGMGSAVALSGAGGGGGGAGGGPTGGAVVRPGSMTDRARMAKIPQPEPGLKCPRCESTNTKFCYFNNYSLTQPRHFCKTCRRYWTRGGTLRNVPVGGGCRRNKRTKSSKSSSSAASASGGGTSSSTTSSTTTAGGANGNGNGNGNRNGSSAAAAAGAMMSSQGQGHAQMPFFGSLHPLGAGSGDHYGTGASRLGFPGLINSLDPVDYQLGGGGAAAAAMGLSEQWRLPQMQQFPFLGRADGMHQQQQQMAGLYPFDATDASGFAGEMMGGVGGSKQLVPGSAGLITQLASVKMEDNPPSNNAMAGAASAREFLGLPGNIQFWGGGNNGAGGNDNGGSHSSGTVAPGGAGGGGGWVDQLPGFNSSSSGNIL; this is translated from the exons atggtcTTTTCTTCGGTTCCCCTCTACCATGATCCACCCAATTGGAACCAGAACcacaaccagcagcagcagcagcagcag ctccagcagcagcagcagcagcagcagcagcaactgaGCCACCATGGCCAGATGTTTGCaagcgggggcggcgggggcggagtggacatgcaccaccaccaccaccagcaacagcaacagcagcagtatcagcagcagcagcagcaccagcaccagcaccagctgCGGCCGCCCGTGCCGCCGCCTGGGGCGTTGATGGCTCCGAGGCCGGACGGCATGGGTAGTGCGGTTGCTCTGAGCggcgcaggtggtggtggtggtggtgccggcGGAGGTCCAACGGGCGGCGCGGTGGTGCGGCCAGGGTCGATGACGGACCGGGCGCGGATGGCCAAGATCCCGCAGCCGGAGCCGGGGCTCAAGTGCCCGCGCTGCGAGTCCACCAACACCAAGTTCTGCTACTTCAACAACTACTCCCTCACGCAGCCCCGTCACTTCTGCAAGACCTGCCGACGCTACTGGACCCGCGGCGGCACGCTCCGCAACGTCCCCGTCGGGGGCGGCTGCCGCCGCAACAAGCGCACCAAGTCCTCCAAGTCCTCGTCCTCCGCCGCGTCCGCTTCCGGTGGCGGGACGTCGTCGTCCACAACATCGTCCACGACCACGGCTGGGGGTGCCAacggcaacggcaacggcaacggcaacCGCAACGGCAGCAGCGCGGCCGCGGCGGCCGGGGCCATGATGTCTTCTCAGGGCCAGGGGCACGCGCAGATGCCATTCTTTGGCTCGCTGCACCCGTTGGGCGCCGGCAGCGGGGATCACTACGGCACCGGCGCGTCGAGGCTAGGGTTTCCGGGGCTGATCAACTCGCTGGATCCGGTGGACTACCAGCTCGGTGGAGGCGGTGCCGCGGCCGCCGCCATGGGGCTGTCCGAACAGTGGCGGCTGCCGCAGATGCAGCAGTTCCCCTTCTTGGGCCGCGCCGACGGCATGCATCAACAGCAGCAGCAAATGGCTGGCCTATACCCGTTCGACGCCACTGACGCGTCCGGCTTCGCCGGAGAGATGATGGGCGGCGTCGGCGGATCCAAGCAGCTGGTGCCCGGATCGGCAGGGCTGATCACGCAGCTCGCGTCGGTGAAGATGGAGGACAACCCGCCGTCCAACAACGCTATGGCGGGCGCCGCCTCAGCCAGGGAGTTCCTCGGCCTCCCCGGCAACATCCAATTCTGGGGCGGCGGCAACAATGGCGCAGGCGGCAACGACAATGGAGGAAGTCACAGCAGCGGCACCGTGGCTCCAGGCGGTGCcggcggaggaggcggctgggTGGATCAGCTCCCCGGGTTCAACTCGTCATCATCGGGCAACATCCTGTGA